A window of the Miscanthus floridulus cultivar M001 chromosome 14, ASM1932011v1, whole genome shotgun sequence genome harbors these coding sequences:
- the LOC136503899 gene encoding uncharacterized protein: protein MVDPIISMKRLTKVLMDGGSSLNIMYAETLDAMGIDWSCVRSLGAPFHGIVPGKPAMLLGTYLAILGQPCCAKFMAIPNYTYLKLKMLGLHGIITIGTTFQRAYECEVECYEHPSAIIAFEELTIIKDGTTEEAPDSKRSAGSFELAEGVKEVLIDPSSSEGKVVRIGTMLSSK, encoded by the exons atggtcgacccgatcatcagcatgaagcgcctcaccaaggtgctgatggatggaggcagcagcctcaacatcatgtacgccgagacacttgatgccatgggcatcgattgGTCATGCGTCCGATCGCTcggggcacctttccatggcatcgtgccaggaaagcCAGCCATGctgcttgg AACCTACCTCGCCATCCTGGGACAACCATGCtgcgcgaagttcatggccatccccaactatacctacctaaagctcaagatgttgggcctacatgggatcatcaccatcggcaccaccttccagcgtgcttacgagtgcgaggttgagtgctaCGAGCATCCCTCAGCAATCATCGCCTTCGAGGAGCTCACGATCATCAAGGATGGGACGACCGAGGAGGCACCCGACTCCAAGCGATCGGCTGGATCCTTTGAGCTCGCGGAGGgtgtcaaggaggtcctcatagaccctagtagctctgagggcaaagtggtgcgcatcggcaccatgctttcctccaaatag